The genomic region CAGAGTTAATACATTACAGAATATAAATTCTTTAAACTTTTTTTAAATATATCCGTTAAAAACTTATTACTTAGATATAGTCAGTAATTATATAATGATAAATTATAGTTCCACAGAAGCACGTAAAACGTTAAAAAGCTTTAAACTATTCCTTAAATTCAACTACTAGTATAACATCCTATGTATAGGTGTTGTGATAAAGAATTTCAAGACGAAAAGTCATTTGAAAAGCATATAAAGAGTACAAGACATCACTATTTAACGTCTTCTGAGTCTTTCAAGATATCTTTACCTAAGGATTACATATCGTCAATCATAGACAATAAAGAGGGCGCGATAAGGTTGCTAGGATTCTTACCTTATGAGGATAAGGTAATAATTCCTTTACGCTTATCTAGGAATGTGATCGGAGGAGTTTTAAAAAGGTCTTTAATAGCAAAGGCTGAAGGTCCTTATTATGATGCAGGATTAATAAATTACAAAATTGATGCAGGTAATATAAAATATAAAATAAGTTTTAGGCAAGCGAGATTAGGAGAAAGCTTAAGGCTAACTATTATTGTAACTTTTGAGGCTGAGCTAAACTTCTTAGGCTCTATCTTACCTGGTGCAGTAATAAAGAGCCTATCTTCCATTGTGATGCCGGATGATGTAATAGAGAACGTAAGAAAAGCATTGTTAATAGAAGAAAAAAGAAGTATTACACCTTAAGTTCTGCCAATTTTTGAGTATCGCCTTCCATTAACCACTCTATTCCTTTCTTATAGTCATCAAACTCTTTTCCTTCAAACCCGTAACTTGAAGCTAATTTCCACGGAGAAGTTATAGGTGAGAGAATTTCTGCATTAGTATTTCCCCAACCTTTAAGAGAATTGTATCCTTGATTGTTAATTACAAGAACTTTCATTATCCCTCCGTATTTTGTTGCAGACCACAAAGCTTGAAAACTGTAATTAAAGCTTCCATCTCCAACTATTGCCAAGGCTTTACCTCCAGCAGAGGAATAACCGAAAGACGCAGGGATTGCCCAACCAATAAATCCTGCTCTATTTGCAAAGAATAACCTTCTTTTATAACCAACTATTGATCTTATTATTTCCCTATAAGACGGTGCCTCATCAAATATGGCATAATTACCTAGACGAGGATACAGTAACTTCATTATTTCCTCCACTTTCTGATTTCTAGGCGGGGAAACTTTTACTGGACTAAATGCGTGAGGCTTTGCATATTTAATTGCAAGCTTTAGAAAGTCCCTAGGGTTACAAACTAAAGTCTTCCAGGGCCTTCTTGACGCCTCAATCCAATCGTAAGTTACTTCAATAACCTCTTTTCCTTTCAGTACTTCGTCGTCCGGAAATAGCACATTATTTACGCTACCTCCTATGATTAGTACAGCAGGAAAATCTTCAAGTACCTTATTTATTTCACTAGACCTTCTAGGTAAATCTCCTGCAAAAAGCCTATGTGGAGTCTCAAAAGGAGTTCTAGAAGCGAAAGGTTCAGCAAAAACTGGGGAGTTAATTTTCTCAGCGAATTCCCTCATTTCATCGTGAGCGTTGAATACATCTATTTCATATCCAGCTACTATTGCTATTTTATCAAAGGAGTTAATCTCATCCATTACCTCCTTTACTTCGTCTTCCCTACAACAAAGTTCTACCTTGTGCGTAAAATTTTTAGCAGTTATGTTAACTTCCTTGTCTTCTAAATCTTCAGGGATGGAAAGGAAAGTAGGCCCATAGGGAGGGGTCAAGGAAGTTTTTATTGCCCTTATAAGGAATTTAACGCCTTCGTCAGCATTTCTTGCTTCAAAGGACGCCTTAACTACTGGTTTAGATATCGTTGTTAAATCTCCGTAAAGTCTAGGTTCGTCTGAAAGGTGAGAAGAAGTCTGTTGACCTCCAATTATTACCATAGGTATTCTATCCATGTAAGCTGTGTAAAGGAATCCTAAGGCATTAGATAAGCCTGGAGCTGCGTGAAGGTTTACTACAGCTAACTTCTCACTGCCTAAATGATATCCTTCAGCCATCCCTACTGCAATTCCATCCTGCAGAGCTAAATAGTATTTAAAATCTGGAGGTATTTTCTTTATAAAAGATAATTCAGTTGTTCCAGGATTCCCGTATATTCTATCAGTAAATTCCCTGAGTATTTCAAAAATCTTGTCCCCAAGCATATAAAATAAGCTTGTAATGAAGTATAAAAACTATTTGATATGTTTTAACATTAATTGTTTTGTCAAATATTACAATCTATTTTTTTAAACATTTTATTTCTCCTAGACCTAGTCTGAAAGAAGTAAGAAGTCAGTTTCTGTATTTATTTAAAACATTCACGCTGTAGAAACTCTCTTTGGAATTAAAGGCATTAGTATAGCAGAGAATATTGCCAATCCTAGCATAACGTAAAACGACGAAAGTATAGTATATCTTAATCCCAGAAGTGCTGTTATTAACGCATTTCCGGCGGCACCTCCTACTGTAACTCCAATACCCCATATATAGGAATTTGCTACTGTATAGAAATTTTTAGGAAACGTTTGACTTACATAGCCTAACAATACTGGGAAAGAGCTGAACGCAGAAAACGTGAATATTGTGTAAAAAGAAAGGGATATTATCAAGTTTTCAGCAAATACTAAAAATCCTATAAAGGTGACTATTGTCAATAAGCTACTAACTATAAATGCGTATCTTCCACCTTTTCTTTCAGTAAGCCAACCGAATGCAGGTTGACCTAAAACAGAGCCTAAAAATCCTATAGTTAAGAATATTCCAGCCAACTCTTTAGAATGATATACATCATATACAAACTCTCCAACGAAAGTAGTTGTACCAGTAATGAACATACTTCTTATAAATACTATTGAACCTAATATGAGCAAGAACTTATAAAATACCTTTTCCAACTTTTCTTTACTCTTTCTAACGTCTATAGATTCTCTTTTATAGAACTTGAGACCAACGAATATTATCATTGCGGAAAGTACCATGTATGCAGAGACTGTAAGCAAACCGGTTATTTCCCCAAGGCCTAGTATAAGAAAAGTTA from Acidianus ambivalens harbors:
- a CDS encoding C2H2-type zinc finger protein translates to MYRCCDKEFQDEKSFEKHIKSTRHHYLTSSESFKISLPKDYISSIIDNKEGAIRLLGFLPYEDKVIIPLRLSRNVIGGVLKRSLIAKAEGPYYDAGLINYKIDAGNIKYKISFRQARLGESLRLTIIVTFEAELNFLGSILPGAVIKSLSSIVMPDDVIENVRKALLIEEKRSITP
- a CDS encoding thiamine pyrophosphate-binding protein, with product MLGDKIFEILREFTDRIYGNPGTTELSFIKKIPPDFKYYLALQDGIAVGMAEGYHLGSEKLAVVNLHAAPGLSNALGFLYTAYMDRIPMVIIGGQQTSSHLSDEPRLYGDLTTISKPVVKASFEARNADEGVKFLIRAIKTSLTPPYGPTFLSIPEDLEDKEVNITAKNFTHKVELCCREDEVKEVMDEINSFDKIAIVAGYEIDVFNAHDEMREFAEKINSPVFAEPFASRTPFETPHRLFAGDLPRRSSEINKVLEDFPAVLIIGGSVNNVLFPDDEVLKGKEVIEVTYDWIEASRRPWKTLVCNPRDFLKLAIKYAKPHAFSPVKVSPPRNQKVEEIMKLLYPRLGNYAIFDEAPSYREIIRSIVGYKRRLFFANRAGFIGWAIPASFGYSSAGGKALAIVGDGSFNYSFQALWSATKYGGIMKVLVINNQGYNSLKGWGNTNAEILSPITSPWKLASSYGFEGKEFDDYKKGIEWLMEGDTQKLAELKV
- a CDS encoding MFS transporter, which produces MDVERELRILIITSLAHFNNDGTFLIFPLLIVYYSTVDRISLVILGAMSIIYTLLSGLLSPLIGDFADKHNIDSALMSLGIFLEGAAIGLFGISFMFPSIALIALGSTLLGIGQAFYHPIGGAILSRTFGKEAGRALGINGSLGSLGRSLMPSIVTFLILGLGEITGLLTVSAYMVLSAMIIFVGLKFYKRESIDVRKSKEKLEKVFYKFLLILGSIVFIRSMFITGTTTFVGEFVYDVYHSKELAGIFLTIGFLGSVLGQPAFGWLTERKGGRYAFIVSSLLTIVTFIGFLVFAENLIISLSFYTIFTFSAFSSFPVLLGYVSQTFPKNFYTVANSYIWGIGVTVGGAAGNALITALLGLRYTILSSFYVMLGLAIFSAILMPLIPKRVSTA